The Cynocephalus volans isolate mCynVol1 chromosome 2, mCynVol1.pri, whole genome shotgun sequence genome window below encodes:
- the RAI14 gene encoding ankycorbin isoform X1 has protein sequence MKSLKAKFRKSDTNEWNKHDDRLLQAVENGDAEKVASLLGKKGASATKHDSEGKTAFHLAAAKGHVECLRVMVTHGVDVTAQDTTGHSALHLAAKNSHHECIKKLLQSKCPAESVDSSGKTALHYAAAQGCLQAVQVLCEHRSPINLKDVDGNIPLILAVQNGHSEVCRFLLDHGADVNSRDKNGRTALMLACEIGSSNIVEALIKKGADLNLVDSLGNNALHYSKLSENAGIQSLLLSKISQDADLKTPTKPKQLSDVSSPRSITSTPLSGKESVFFVEPPFKQAEISSIRENKDRLSDSTTGADSLLDISSEADQQDLLVLLQAKVASLTLHNKELQDKLQAKSPKEAEADLSFDSYHSTQTDLAPSLGKRNEMSPEDSKSSPSVLTHSLSKSTINSDMRIQQLQEMLQDLQKRLESSEGERKQLQAELQSQRTELVCLNNTEISENGSDLSQKLKETQSKYEEAMKEVLSVQKQMKLGLLSPESVDSYSHLQELRVTEEEIDVLKQDLQKALEESERNKEKVRELEEKLIEREKGVVIKPPVEEYEEMKSSYCSLIENMNKEKAFLFEKYQEAQEEIMKLKDTLKSQMTQEASDETGDMKEAMNRMIDELNKQVSELSQLYKEAQAELEDYRKRKSLEDVTAEYIHKAEHEKLMQVTNVSRAKAEEALSDMKSQYSKVLNELTQLKQLVDAQKENSVSITEHLQVITALRTTAKEMEEKINSLKEHLASKEAEVAKLEKQLLEEKAAVTDAMVSRSSYEKLQSSLESEMSVLASKLKESVKEKEKVHSEVVQIRSEVSQVKREKENIQALLKSKEQEVNELLQKFQQVQEELAEMKRYSESSSKLEEDKDKKINEMSKEVTKLKEALNSLSQLSYSTSSSKRQSQQVEALQQQVKQLQTQLAECKKQHQEVISVYRMHLLYAVQGQMDEDVQKVLKQILTMCKNQSQKK, from the exons gaCACAGTGCGTTACACCTCGCAGCCAAGAACAGCCACCATGAGTGCATCAAGAAGCTCCTGCAG TCTAAATGTCCAGCCGAAAGTGTTGACAGCTCTGGGAAAACAGCTTTACATTATGCAG CGGCACAAGGCTGCCTTCAAGCTGTGCAGGTTCTCTGTGAGCACAGGAGCCCCATAAACCTCAAGGATGTG GATGGGAATATACCGCTAATTCTTGCAGTACAAAATGGCCACAGTGAGGTCTGTCGCTTTCTCCTGGATCACGGAGCAGATGTGAATTCCAGGGACAAAAATGGAAG AACTGCTCTCATGCTGGCTTGTGAGATTGGCAGCTCTAACATTGTGGAAGCCTTAATTAAAAAGGGTGCAGACCTAAATCTTGTAGATTCTCTTGGAAACAATGCCTTACATTATTCCAAACTCTCAGAAAATGCAGGAATTCAAAGCCTTCTATTATCAAAAATCTCTCAGGATGCTG ATTTAAAGACCCCAACAAAACCAAAGCAG ttgaGTGATGTGTCTTCCCCAAGATCAATAACTTCAACACCACTTTCAGGAAAGGAATCAGTATTTTTTGTTGAACCACCCTTCAAG CAGGCTGAGATCAGTTCTATAcgagaaaataaagacagactAAGTGACAGTACTACAG GTGCTGATAGTTTATTGGATATAAGTTCTGAAGCTGACCAGCAAGATCTTCTTGTCCTACTGCAAGCAAAAGTTGCTTCCCTTACTTTACACAATAAGGAGTTACAAGATAAATTACAG GCCAAATCACCCAAGGAGGCAGAAGCAGATCTAAGCTTTGACTCTTACCATTCCACCCAAACTGACTTGGCCCCATCTCTGGGCAAACGTAATGAAATGTCTCCTGAAGACTCCAAATCATCTCCATCTGTCCTAACACATTCCCTGAGTAAATCCACTATCAACAGTGATATGAGAATTCAGCAACTACAAGAGATGTTGCAAGACTTGCAGAAGAGATTAGAGAGCTCTGAAGGAGAGAGGAAACAGCTACAGGCCGAACTCCAGTCCCAAAGGACAGAACTGGTGTGCTTAAACAACACAGAAATTTCAGAGAATGGCTCTGACCTCAGccagaaacttaaagaaacacaGAGCAAGTATGAGGAGGCTATGAAAGAAGTCCTTAGTGTGCAGAAACAGATGAAACTGGGTCTCCTCTCACCTGAGAGCGTGGATAGTTACTCACATCTCCAAGAGCTGAGGGTCACTGAGGAGGAGATAGATGTGCTGAAGCAGGATTTGCAGAAGGCACtagaagaaagtgaaagaaataaagagaaagtaaGAGAGTTAGAGGAAAAACTTATAGAGAGGGAGAAGGGTGTAGTGATTAAGCCCCCTGTGGAAGAGTATGAGGAAATGAAAAGTTCATATTGCTCTCTTATTGAGAATATGAATAAGGAGAAagcatttttgtttgagaaataccaagaggcccaagaagaaatcatgAAGTTAAAAGACACACTAAAAAGTCAGATGACACAGGAAGCCAGTGATGAAACTGGGGACATGAAAGAGGCCATGAACAGGATGATAGATGAACTCAATAAACAGGTGAGCGAGCTGTCACAGCTGTACAAAGAAGCCCAGGCTGAGCTGGAGGATTATAGAAAGAGGAAATCTCTAGAGGATGTAACAGCCGAATATATCCATAAAGCAGAGCATGAGAAACTGATGCAAGTGACCAACGTGTCCAGGGCTAAAGCAGAAGAGGCACTGTCCGACATGAAGTCTCAGTATTCAAAAGTATTGAATGAGTTGACCCAGCTGAAACAACTGGTAgacgcacagaaagagaactctGTCTCCATCACAGAACATTTGCAAGTGATAACCGCACTGCGGACTACTGCAaaagagatggaagaaaaaataaacagtctTAAAGAGCACCTTGCAAGCAAGGAAGCGGAAGTGGCAAAGCTGGAGAAACAACTCCTAGAAGAGAAAGCTGCTGTGACCGATGCAATGGTATCCAGGTCTTCCTATGAAAAGCTCCAGTCATCCTTAGAGAGTGAAATGAGTGTGTTGGCATCTAAATTAAAAGAGTCagttaaagagaaagagaaggtccATTCCGAGGTTGTCCAGATCAGAAGTGAGGTCTCACAAgtgaaaagggaaaaggaaaatattcaggCTCTCTTGAAATCCAAAGAGCAAGAAGTAAATGAACTTCTGCAAAAATTCCAGCAAGTTCAGGAAGAACTTGCAGAAATGAAAAGGTATTCTGAGAGCTCTTCAAAACTAGAGGAGGATAAAGATAAAAAG ATAAATGAGATGTCGAAGGAAGTCACCAAATTGAAGGAGGCCCTCAACAGCCTCTCGCAGCTCTCCTACTCAACAAGCTCGTCCAAAAGACAGAGTCAGCAGGTGGAAGCGCTGCAGCAGCAGGTCAAGCAGCTACAGACCCAGCTGGCT GAATGCAAGAAACAACATCAGGAGGTCATTTCAGTTTACAGAATGCATCTTCTATATGCTGTGCAG GGCCAGATGGATGAAGATGTCCAGAAAGTACTGAAGCAAATCCTTACCATGTGTAAAAACCAGTCCCAGAAGAAGTAA
- the RAI14 gene encoding ankycorbin isoform X3: MKSLKAKFRKSDTNEWNKHDDRLLQAVENGDAEKVASLLGKKGASATKHDSEGKTAFHLAAAKGHVECLRVMVTHGVDVTAQDTTGHSALHLAAKNSHHECIKKLLQSKCPAESVDSSGKTALHYAAAQGCLQAVQVLCEHRSPINLKDVDGNIPLILAVQNGHSEVCRFLLDHGADVNSRDKNGRTALMLACEIGSSNIVEALIKKGADLNLVDSLGNNALHYSKLSENAGIQSLLLSKISQDADLKTPTKPKQHDQVSKISSERSGTPKKRKAPPPPISPTQLSDVSSPRSITSTPLSGKESVFFVEPPFKAEISSIRENKDRLSDSTTGADSLLDISSEADQQDLLVLLQAKVASLTLHNKELQDKLQAKSPKEAEADLSFDSYHSTQTDLAPSLGKRNEMSPEDSKSSPSVLTHSLSKSTINSDMRIQQLQEMLQDLQKRLESSEGERKQLQAELQSQRTELVCLNNTEISENGSDLSQKLKETQSKYEEAMKEVLSVQKQMKLGLLSPESVDSYSHLQELRVTEEEIDVLKQDLQKALEESERNKEKVRELEEKLIEREKGVVIKPPVEEYEEMKSSYCSLIENMNKEKAFLFEKYQEAQEEIMKLKDTLKSQMTQEASDETGDMKEAMNRMIDELNKQVSELSQLYKEAQAELEDYRKRKSLEDVTAEYIHKAEHEKLMQVTNVSRAKAEEALSDMKSQYSKVLNELTQLKQLVDAQKENSVSITEHLQVITALRTTAKEMEEKINSLKEHLASKEAEVAKLEKQLLEEKAAVTDAMVSRSSYEKLQSSLESEMSVLASKLKESVKEKEKVHSEVVQIRSEVSQVKREKENIQALLKSKEQEVNELLQKFQQVQEELAEMKRYSESSSKLEEDKDKKINEMSKEVTKLKEALNSLSQLSYSTSSSKRQSQQVEALQQQVKQLQTQLAECKKQHQEVISVYRMHLLYAVQGQMDEDVQKVLKQILTMCKNQSQKK, translated from the exons gaCACAGTGCGTTACACCTCGCAGCCAAGAACAGCCACCATGAGTGCATCAAGAAGCTCCTGCAG TCTAAATGTCCAGCCGAAAGTGTTGACAGCTCTGGGAAAACAGCTTTACATTATGCAG CGGCACAAGGCTGCCTTCAAGCTGTGCAGGTTCTCTGTGAGCACAGGAGCCCCATAAACCTCAAGGATGTG GATGGGAATATACCGCTAATTCTTGCAGTACAAAATGGCCACAGTGAGGTCTGTCGCTTTCTCCTGGATCACGGAGCAGATGTGAATTCCAGGGACAAAAATGGAAG AACTGCTCTCATGCTGGCTTGTGAGATTGGCAGCTCTAACATTGTGGAAGCCTTAATTAAAAAGGGTGCAGACCTAAATCTTGTAGATTCTCTTGGAAACAATGCCTTACATTATTCCAAACTCTCAGAAAATGCAGGAATTCAAAGCCTTCTATTATCAAAAATCTCTCAGGATGCTG ATTTAAAGACCCCAACAAAACCAAAGCAG CATGATCAAGTCTCTAAAATAAGCTCAGAAAGAAGTGGAACTCCAAAAAAACGCAAAGCTCCACCACCTCCTATCAGTCCTACCCAG ttgaGTGATGTGTCTTCCCCAAGATCAATAACTTCAACACCACTTTCAGGAAAGGAATCAGTATTTTTTGTTGAACCACCCTTCAAG GCTGAGATCAGTTCTATAcgagaaaataaagacagactAAGTGACAGTACTACAG GTGCTGATAGTTTATTGGATATAAGTTCTGAAGCTGACCAGCAAGATCTTCTTGTCCTACTGCAAGCAAAAGTTGCTTCCCTTACTTTACACAATAAGGAGTTACAAGATAAATTACAG GCCAAATCACCCAAGGAGGCAGAAGCAGATCTAAGCTTTGACTCTTACCATTCCACCCAAACTGACTTGGCCCCATCTCTGGGCAAACGTAATGAAATGTCTCCTGAAGACTCCAAATCATCTCCATCTGTCCTAACACATTCCCTGAGTAAATCCACTATCAACAGTGATATGAGAATTCAGCAACTACAAGAGATGTTGCAAGACTTGCAGAAGAGATTAGAGAGCTCTGAAGGAGAGAGGAAACAGCTACAGGCCGAACTCCAGTCCCAAAGGACAGAACTGGTGTGCTTAAACAACACAGAAATTTCAGAGAATGGCTCTGACCTCAGccagaaacttaaagaaacacaGAGCAAGTATGAGGAGGCTATGAAAGAAGTCCTTAGTGTGCAGAAACAGATGAAACTGGGTCTCCTCTCACCTGAGAGCGTGGATAGTTACTCACATCTCCAAGAGCTGAGGGTCACTGAGGAGGAGATAGATGTGCTGAAGCAGGATTTGCAGAAGGCACtagaagaaagtgaaagaaataaagagaaagtaaGAGAGTTAGAGGAAAAACTTATAGAGAGGGAGAAGGGTGTAGTGATTAAGCCCCCTGTGGAAGAGTATGAGGAAATGAAAAGTTCATATTGCTCTCTTATTGAGAATATGAATAAGGAGAAagcatttttgtttgagaaataccaagaggcccaagaagaaatcatgAAGTTAAAAGACACACTAAAAAGTCAGATGACACAGGAAGCCAGTGATGAAACTGGGGACATGAAAGAGGCCATGAACAGGATGATAGATGAACTCAATAAACAGGTGAGCGAGCTGTCACAGCTGTACAAAGAAGCCCAGGCTGAGCTGGAGGATTATAGAAAGAGGAAATCTCTAGAGGATGTAACAGCCGAATATATCCATAAAGCAGAGCATGAGAAACTGATGCAAGTGACCAACGTGTCCAGGGCTAAAGCAGAAGAGGCACTGTCCGACATGAAGTCTCAGTATTCAAAAGTATTGAATGAGTTGACCCAGCTGAAACAACTGGTAgacgcacagaaagagaactctGTCTCCATCACAGAACATTTGCAAGTGATAACCGCACTGCGGACTACTGCAaaagagatggaagaaaaaataaacagtctTAAAGAGCACCTTGCAAGCAAGGAAGCGGAAGTGGCAAAGCTGGAGAAACAACTCCTAGAAGAGAAAGCTGCTGTGACCGATGCAATGGTATCCAGGTCTTCCTATGAAAAGCTCCAGTCATCCTTAGAGAGTGAAATGAGTGTGTTGGCATCTAAATTAAAAGAGTCagttaaagagaaagagaaggtccATTCCGAGGTTGTCCAGATCAGAAGTGAGGTCTCACAAgtgaaaagggaaaaggaaaatattcaggCTCTCTTGAAATCCAAAGAGCAAGAAGTAAATGAACTTCTGCAAAAATTCCAGCAAGTTCAGGAAGAACTTGCAGAAATGAAAAGGTATTCTGAGAGCTCTTCAAAACTAGAGGAGGATAAAGATAAAAAG ATAAATGAGATGTCGAAGGAAGTCACCAAATTGAAGGAGGCCCTCAACAGCCTCTCGCAGCTCTCCTACTCAACAAGCTCGTCCAAAAGACAGAGTCAGCAGGTGGAAGCGCTGCAGCAGCAGGTCAAGCAGCTACAGACCCAGCTGGCT GAATGCAAGAAACAACATCAGGAGGTCATTTCAGTTTACAGAATGCATCTTCTATATGCTGTGCAG GGCCAGATGGATGAAGATGTCCAGAAAGTACTGAAGCAAATCCTTACCATGTGTAAAAACCAGTCCCAGAAGAAGTAA
- the RAI14 gene encoding ankycorbin isoform X2: MKSLKAKFRKSDTNEWNKHDDRLLQAVENGDAEKVASLLGKKGASATKHDSEGKTAFHLAAAKGHVECLRVMVTHGVDVTAQDTTGHSALHLAAKNSHHECIKKLLQSKCPAESVDSSGKTALHYAAAQGCLQAVQVLCEHRSPINLKDVDGNIPLILAVQNGHSEVCRFLLDHGADVNSRDKNGRTALMLACEIGSSNIVEALIKKGADLNLVDSLGNNALHYSKLSENAGIQSLLLSKISQDADLKTPTKPKQLSDVSSPRSITSTPLSGKESVFFVEPPFKAEISSIRENKDRLSDSTTGADSLLDISSEADQQDLLVLLQAKVASLTLHNKELQDKLQAKSPKEAEADLSFDSYHSTQTDLAPSLGKRNEMSPEDSKSSPSVLTHSLSKSTINSDMRIQQLQEMLQDLQKRLESSEGERKQLQAELQSQRTELVCLNNTEISENGSDLSQKLKETQSKYEEAMKEVLSVQKQMKLGLLSPESVDSYSHLQELRVTEEEIDVLKQDLQKALEESERNKEKVRELEEKLIEREKGVVIKPPVEEYEEMKSSYCSLIENMNKEKAFLFEKYQEAQEEIMKLKDTLKSQMTQEASDETGDMKEAMNRMIDELNKQVSELSQLYKEAQAELEDYRKRKSLEDVTAEYIHKAEHEKLMQVTNVSRAKAEEALSDMKSQYSKVLNELTQLKQLVDAQKENSVSITEHLQVITALRTTAKEMEEKINSLKEHLASKEAEVAKLEKQLLEEKAAVTDAMVSRSSYEKLQSSLESEMSVLASKLKESVKEKEKVHSEVVQIRSEVSQVKREKENIQALLKSKEQEVNELLQKFQQVQEELAEMKRYSESSSKLEEDKDKKINEMSKEVTKLKEALNSLSQLSYSTSSSKRQSQQVEALQQQVKQLQTQLAECKKQHQEVISVYRMHLLYAVQGQMDEDVQKVLKQILTMCKNQSQKK, encoded by the exons gaCACAGTGCGTTACACCTCGCAGCCAAGAACAGCCACCATGAGTGCATCAAGAAGCTCCTGCAG TCTAAATGTCCAGCCGAAAGTGTTGACAGCTCTGGGAAAACAGCTTTACATTATGCAG CGGCACAAGGCTGCCTTCAAGCTGTGCAGGTTCTCTGTGAGCACAGGAGCCCCATAAACCTCAAGGATGTG GATGGGAATATACCGCTAATTCTTGCAGTACAAAATGGCCACAGTGAGGTCTGTCGCTTTCTCCTGGATCACGGAGCAGATGTGAATTCCAGGGACAAAAATGGAAG AACTGCTCTCATGCTGGCTTGTGAGATTGGCAGCTCTAACATTGTGGAAGCCTTAATTAAAAAGGGTGCAGACCTAAATCTTGTAGATTCTCTTGGAAACAATGCCTTACATTATTCCAAACTCTCAGAAAATGCAGGAATTCAAAGCCTTCTATTATCAAAAATCTCTCAGGATGCTG ATTTAAAGACCCCAACAAAACCAAAGCAG ttgaGTGATGTGTCTTCCCCAAGATCAATAACTTCAACACCACTTTCAGGAAAGGAATCAGTATTTTTTGTTGAACCACCCTTCAAG GCTGAGATCAGTTCTATAcgagaaaataaagacagactAAGTGACAGTACTACAG GTGCTGATAGTTTATTGGATATAAGTTCTGAAGCTGACCAGCAAGATCTTCTTGTCCTACTGCAAGCAAAAGTTGCTTCCCTTACTTTACACAATAAGGAGTTACAAGATAAATTACAG GCCAAATCACCCAAGGAGGCAGAAGCAGATCTAAGCTTTGACTCTTACCATTCCACCCAAACTGACTTGGCCCCATCTCTGGGCAAACGTAATGAAATGTCTCCTGAAGACTCCAAATCATCTCCATCTGTCCTAACACATTCCCTGAGTAAATCCACTATCAACAGTGATATGAGAATTCAGCAACTACAAGAGATGTTGCAAGACTTGCAGAAGAGATTAGAGAGCTCTGAAGGAGAGAGGAAACAGCTACAGGCCGAACTCCAGTCCCAAAGGACAGAACTGGTGTGCTTAAACAACACAGAAATTTCAGAGAATGGCTCTGACCTCAGccagaaacttaaagaaacacaGAGCAAGTATGAGGAGGCTATGAAAGAAGTCCTTAGTGTGCAGAAACAGATGAAACTGGGTCTCCTCTCACCTGAGAGCGTGGATAGTTACTCACATCTCCAAGAGCTGAGGGTCACTGAGGAGGAGATAGATGTGCTGAAGCAGGATTTGCAGAAGGCACtagaagaaagtgaaagaaataaagagaaagtaaGAGAGTTAGAGGAAAAACTTATAGAGAGGGAGAAGGGTGTAGTGATTAAGCCCCCTGTGGAAGAGTATGAGGAAATGAAAAGTTCATATTGCTCTCTTATTGAGAATATGAATAAGGAGAAagcatttttgtttgagaaataccaagaggcccaagaagaaatcatgAAGTTAAAAGACACACTAAAAAGTCAGATGACACAGGAAGCCAGTGATGAAACTGGGGACATGAAAGAGGCCATGAACAGGATGATAGATGAACTCAATAAACAGGTGAGCGAGCTGTCACAGCTGTACAAAGAAGCCCAGGCTGAGCTGGAGGATTATAGAAAGAGGAAATCTCTAGAGGATGTAACAGCCGAATATATCCATAAAGCAGAGCATGAGAAACTGATGCAAGTGACCAACGTGTCCAGGGCTAAAGCAGAAGAGGCACTGTCCGACATGAAGTCTCAGTATTCAAAAGTATTGAATGAGTTGACCCAGCTGAAACAACTGGTAgacgcacagaaagagaactctGTCTCCATCACAGAACATTTGCAAGTGATAACCGCACTGCGGACTACTGCAaaagagatggaagaaaaaataaacagtctTAAAGAGCACCTTGCAAGCAAGGAAGCGGAAGTGGCAAAGCTGGAGAAACAACTCCTAGAAGAGAAAGCTGCTGTGACCGATGCAATGGTATCCAGGTCTTCCTATGAAAAGCTCCAGTCATCCTTAGAGAGTGAAATGAGTGTGTTGGCATCTAAATTAAAAGAGTCagttaaagagaaagagaaggtccATTCCGAGGTTGTCCAGATCAGAAGTGAGGTCTCACAAgtgaaaagggaaaaggaaaatattcaggCTCTCTTGAAATCCAAAGAGCAAGAAGTAAATGAACTTCTGCAAAAATTCCAGCAAGTTCAGGAAGAACTTGCAGAAATGAAAAGGTATTCTGAGAGCTCTTCAAAACTAGAGGAGGATAAAGATAAAAAG ATAAATGAGATGTCGAAGGAAGTCACCAAATTGAAGGAGGCCCTCAACAGCCTCTCGCAGCTCTCCTACTCAACAAGCTCGTCCAAAAGACAGAGTCAGCAGGTGGAAGCGCTGCAGCAGCAGGTCAAGCAGCTACAGACCCAGCTGGCT GAATGCAAGAAACAACATCAGGAGGTCATTTCAGTTTACAGAATGCATCTTCTATATGCTGTGCAG GGCCAGATGGATGAAGATGTCCAGAAAGTACTGAAGCAAATCCTTACCATGTGTAAAAACCAGTCCCAGAAGAAGTAA